The Coregonus clupeaformis isolate EN_2021a chromosome 20, ASM2061545v1, whole genome shotgun sequence genome contains a region encoding:
- the LOC121533054 gene encoding zinc finger protein 501-like, which translates to MSSQSYSPLAKEEEVCWTEKEALGLNIVVKEGEELKEEKDPYGVEEGIEAVTVEEEEVEAFRIKKEEEEAVTLKEEDDDFIVKEEKEPFRVKEEEETGDLINTRERPDSEEPEPETSKPARPHHCSHCGNSFTRLDSLKRHEKTHTGEKPHHCSHCGKRFSQLVNLKEHKRLHTGEKPYHCSLCEQSFKRLGHLKRHERTHIGDKPHHCSHCGKSFTRLEHQKEHERTHTGDTYFQCSQCGKNFTRLEHQKEHERTHTGEKPFHCFQCGKNFTRLGSLNEHKRIHTGEKPFHCSQCGKNFTRLWNLKMHNRMHTGEKAYDCSRCGKSFRWLWNLKEHERIHTGEKIYQCSQCGKSFTWLGDLKRHERTHTRDKPHQCFYCGKSFTELGSLKKHRGLHTREKPYHCSQCENTFTQVRHLKRHERTHTGEKPFHCSLCEKSFSELGNLKRHERTHTGDKP; encoded by the exons atgagctcacaaAGCTACTCCCCCcttgctaaagaagaggaggtctgctggacggagaaagaagctctggggctgaacattgtCGTAAAAGAAGGCGAGGAATTGAAAGAAGAGAAAGATCCTTATGGAGTGGAAGAGGGGATAGAGGCTGTCAccgtggaagaggaggaggtagaagctttcagaataaaaaaggaggaagaggaggctgtcaCATTGAAAGAAGAAGATGACGATTTTATagtgaaagaagagaaagaaccttttagagtgaaagaggaagaggagacaggagatctgattaacacTA gagagagaccagactcagagGAACCAGAGCCAGAGACGTCCAAACCTGCGAGAccacaccactgctcccactgtggaaatAGTTTTACCCGGTTAGACAGCCTGAAACGacatgaaaaaacacacacaggagagaagcctcatcactgctcccactgtggaaagcgATTTAGCCAGTTAGTGAACCTGAAAGAACATAAGAGAttgcacacaggggagaagccttaccatTGCTCCCTGTGTGAACAGAGTTTTAAACGGTTAGGGCACCTGAAAAgacatgagagaacacacataGGAGAtaagcctcatcactgctcccattgtggaaagagttttacccgatTAGAACACCAGAAAgaacatgagaggacacacacaggagatacaTATtttcaatgctcccagtgtggaaagaattTTACCCGATTAGAACACCAGAAAGaacatgagagaacacacacaggagagaaacctttccaCTGCTTCCAGTGTGGAAAGAATTTTACCCGGTTAGGGAGCCTGAATGAACATAAGagaattcacacaggagagaaacctttccactgctcccagtgtggaaagaattTTACCCGGTTATGGAACCTGAAAATGCATAACAGAATGCACACAGGGGAAAAGGCTTACGACTGCTCCcggtgtggaaagagttttaggtGGTTATGGAACCTGAAggagcatgagagaatacacactggagagaagattTACCAATGTTCtcaatgtggaaagagttttacctggttaggtgacctgaaaagacatgagaggacacacacgaGAGATAAGCCTCATCAATGCTTCtattgtggaaagagttttacagaGTTAGGTAGCCTGAAAAAACATAGGGGACTGCACACCagggagaagccttaccactgctcccaatgCGAAAATACTTTTACCCAGGTAAGACATCTGAAaagacatgagaggacacacacaggagagaagcctttccactgctccctGTGTGAAAAGAGTTTTTCAGAGTTAGGTAATCTGAAaagacatgagaggacacacacaggagataagcctTAG